The nucleotide sequence ACAGCTTCGCCCCCGTCTGTGCGGGGTCGCGCCTGCCGGTGGTCATCGCCGGCGGGAGCCGCGGCACCGACCGTCAGACCGTCGAGATGGTCCGGGGCGCGATGGACGGCGGCGCCGCCGGCGTCTCGATGGGTCGCTCCATCTTCCAGCACGACGACCCCGGCGCCATCACGCGCGCCATCGCCGCGGTCATCCACGACGACGCGAACGTCGACGAGGCGCTCCGGCGCGGCGGTCTGCTCGAAGCCTAGCCCCCAGTCGCCACGTTGAAGCCCGGTCCCGTTCTGGTGGGGGTAATGACACGCAGCGTGTGGTTGAAAGCCGACGGGACGGTCGGCGACTGGGAGTCACGAACGGAACGCATCACCGCCGGCCTCGAGGCCGGCGTCGACTGGGTGCTCGTCGACGAGACGGACGTGGCGCGGGTCCGCGAACTCGGCGACGTGAACGTGGCGGCCTTCCGCTCGGACGCGGACCTCGTCGAGGACGCCGAGGACGAGGGCGCCGTCGCCGACGCCTACGTCGTGGGCAAGAACGGCGAGGGCGACGGCACGGTCGACCTCCCGCCGGACCTCTCGGGTTCGGCCGACCTCTCGACGCTTCGCCGCGACGACGGGTCGACGCGGGGCGCCTACGTCCGCATCCTCGGCAAGGAGTACGAGACGTTCGCGGAGGCGGCCGCCGAGGACGCCGACTACACCTTCGTCGTCGGCGAGGACTGGACGATCATCCCCCTCGAGAACCTCATCGCCCGCATCGGCGAGGAGACGGAACTGATCGCCGGCGTCACGACCGCCGAGGAGGCCCAGACGGCCTTCGAGACGCTAGAGATCGGTGCCGACGGCGTCCTGCTGGACTCGGGCGACCCGGACGAGATCCGCGAGACCTGCGAGGTCCGCGACGCCGCCGACCGCGAACACCTCGACCTGGAGTACGCCGAAGTGACCGACGTCGAGCGGACGGGCATGGCCGACCGCGTCTGTGTCGATACCGGCTCGCTCATGGAGGGATCCGAGGGGATGCTGGTCGGGTCGATGTCCCGCGGGCTCTTTTTCGTCCACGCGGAGACCGCCGAGTCGCCCTACGTCGCCTCGCGGCCCTTCCGGGTGAACGCCGGCGCCGTCCACGCGTACGTCCGTACGCCCGGCGGCGGGACGCAGTACCTCTCCGAGCTGGCGAGCGGCGACGAGGTGCAGGTGGTCGACGTCGAGGGCGACACCCGCGAGGCCGTCGTCGGGCGCGTCAAGATCGAAAAGCGGCCCATGTTCCGCGTGGAGGCCGAAGTCGAGACCGAGGAGGGCGTCGACCGCGTCGAGACGCTGCTCCAGAACGCCGAGACGATCAAGGTCCACACCCGCGAGGGGCGGACCGCCGTCACCGACCTCGACGCCGGCGACGAGATCCTCCTCCACTACGGCGACGGGGCGCGCCACTTCGGCGAGACCGTCGAGGAGAGCATCATCGAGAAGTGACGCCGTGACGGTCACGCGGGTCCCGGTTCCGACGGACACCTCGGCCCCCGGCGGTCGGACGAACGCCTACCTCCTCGACGGGCCGGCCGGCGCGGTCCTCGTCGACCCGGCCGGGCGCACCGACGACCTCGACGCCGCCGTCGCCGACCGCGAGGTGACTCACGTCGCGGTCACGCACGCCCACCCCGACCACGTCGGCGGCGTCGCCGCGTACGCCGCCGAGACGGGCGCGACCGTCTGGGCCCGCCGCGGGCGCGAGGCGCGGTTCGAGGCCGCGACGGGCCGCGCCCCCGACCGCACGTTCGCCGAGGGTGACCGCGTCGGCGACGCGACCGTCCTCGACACGCCGGGGCACGCCCCCGACCACGTCGCCTTCGCGACCGGCGCCGGCGTCGTCTCCGGCGACCTCGCCGTCGCCACCGGGAGCGTCGCCGTCGCCGCCCCCGAGGGCGACCTGCGGGCGTACCTCGTTGCCCTCCGTCGACTCCTCGCCCGCGACCCGCTCCGCCTCTACCCGGGACACGGCCCGGTGATCGACGATCCGCGGGCGACCCTGACCCGACTCTACTTCCATCGCCTCGACCGCGAGCGACGGATCGAACGCGCCGTCCGCGCCGGCGCCGAGTCGGTCGACGCGGTGGTGAGCGCGGCCTACGACCGCGAACTCGGCGACTACCGGGACCTCGCGGCCGCCACCGTCCGTGCCCACCTCGACAAACTCGCCGTCGAGGGCCGGGTTCGGTTCGACGCCGGGACCGACCGGGTCGCCCCCCGGTAGCGACGACGTTTTTCCCCTCCATCCCCCAGCGGGGGTATGAACCCGCTCGAAACCGAACTCGAACGGGCGCGGGCCCTCGACGTGAGCGACCTCGCCGACGCCATCGAGTCCATCGGCTTCGAGTGTACCCGGTGTGGCGCGTGCTGTAAGGCGGACGACGACGACCCACACACCGCGACGGTGTTCCCCGACGAGGTGCGGGATCTGCAGGCGGCGACCGACTACGACTGGCGCGACGTGGCGCGGCCGATGCCCTACGGGCTCTCCGAGGGGCCGGACGGCCCCGAGGGCGAGACCTTCGAGTGGGCTCTGGCGACCGACGCCTGCGGGGACTGTACGTTCTACGAGGAGCGCGAGGGCGAGGGGCGGTGTACCGTCCACGGGGACCGGCCGCTGATCTGCGAGACCTACCCGTTCAGCGTCGCGCTCGGCGGGACGAGCCAACCGATGGGCGAGGCCGTCGACGAGGCGGGGATGGTCCGCGCCCACGAGTGCGAGGGTCTCGGCCGCGACGTCTCGCGTGCGGACGCCGAGGATCTGGCCGCGGCGCTCAAGGAACGGGCGATCCGCGAACTGACGGAAGCCATCGACGTCCGCGACGCCTACACCCCGGTCGAGACCGGGCCGGGCGAGGTCGTCGTCCACGACTCCGAAGGGGCGAAAACGCCCGACGGACGGTCTCGATGACGGCGATACACCTTTAACGATTCCGCCACAGAACCGCATGGAGGTTTAGATTGTGGAGATCTCAGATAAACTGCTGTGTCTGTTCAGCGAGCGCGTACGGGCGGAGGACGACACGTACGTGATCGAGGTACCGCAACGCGAGATCGAGACGGGGTCGATCGACCCCGACGAGACCTACCGTGTCGCACTCATCTCTCGGGAGCGAACGGAGTCGGCCGAAGACGAGGACTCGTCGACCGACGCGCCGTCGTCGGAACCCCAGCCACCCGTCGAGAGTGGCGAGATCCGGTACGTCGAGATCGAGGACATCGGCAAACAGGGCGACGGCATCGCACGGGTCGAGCGCGGCTACGTCATCATCGTCCCCGGGGCCGAGATCGGCGAACGCGTCAAGATCGAGATCACCGAGGTCAAGTCGAACTTCGCGGTCGGCGAGATCATCGACGAGGACTTCTAGGCCGACACAAGGCCCTTGTCGCCGCACGGTCGAGAGTCCCGTGTGTACCGACGTGCCCTCCTCTCTACCGGTCCGGCGCTCGCGACGGCCGGCTGTTCCGGCTTCGGCTTCGGCTTCGGCACCGACTGTTCCCGCGGTGCCAGCCTCCGACTGCGACCCGTGACCGACGCCGAGATCGCGGAGCGGGCGAGCGAGCCACTCGACACCTTCTCGCCGCCCGAACGGACCGCCGTTCGAGCCGCCCGGCGCGACGAATCGCCGACGATCACCGCCGAAGGCACTCCCTTCTCCGGCTCCGGCGTCGAGTACGTCGTCGTGGACGGCGCGTACGTCGCCGTCGAGACGCCCGTCGTCGCCACGACCGAACGCACCGGCTACCGCTTCACGCTCGACACCGACGGTGCGACGGCCGACGGCGCGGAACGCCGGATCGCGGCGTTCGACGACCTGCCCGCCGTCGACCGGGCCGCGCTCTACGCGGGACTGGGCTTCCCGCGCACCCAGGAGATCGAGCGCTTCGACCGCGCCCGCGCCGTCGGCCTCGGCGGCGTCCTCACGTACCCGGACGACGAGGCCGAGGCGCGGTCCGAACTCGTCCCCGACCCCGCGTACGACGTCCTCCGGATCGGTGGTCGCGCGTTCCGGTTCGGTCTGGAGGGCCGGGAGTCGGTCACCGTCGAAACCCGGCGGATCGAGGTGCGCGAACTCGCGGACGGCCCCGGGGGGTTCGCGTCCGTCGTCCTCGATCGGTACGGAACCGACCTCGACGGCCTCTCGCCCGAACAGCGTGAGATCGTCGAGACGGCCATCGACGACGAGTACGAAGAGTGTGCGCCCTACTCCGAGGCCTACGCCGGCGTCCAGCGGGCGCTCGGTCGGCCGCCGACCCGGGTGACGGGCGACGGCGACGGCGTCGCGACGACGCCCGACGCCGACACCCCGGAGCGGGTCGACTACGCCAACTACGAGGCCCGGTGGTACGCCGTCGACCTCGGGGAGTACGTCGTCTAGTCGGCCGACTCCGCGACCGAGGCGAACGCCGAGAGGTCGACCCCGAGTTCGCGGTCCAGATCCGCAATCGAGCCGTAGGGTCGGTTGACGACGATGTCGCCCGCGGTCGACTGACCGACCCCCGGCAGCAGTTCGAGTTCGTCCATCGACGCCGCGTTGGGGTCGAGCGGGTGGGGGACGCCGGTCACCGACCGGTAGCCGTGATCCACCACGGCGACGTCGAGGGTCGTCCCCAGTTCGCGTTCGCCGGGGACGGCCACGAGCAGTGGGTAGGTGCCGAGCTGTCGGCCGAAGGTCTTGCCGTCCTGGTGGTACTCCAGGTGGACGTCGGGCAGGACCGTCCCCGCGGGCACGACCCGGCGGAGCATCGGGCGGTCGATCTCCTCGCGCACCTCGCGTTTGTACTCCGTGAACAGTTCCTTGTGGTCGCGGGCGATGTCCGCCCCCGTGTCGCTCATCTCCGTCCCCGCGAAGGCCATCACCTGCCGGATGTTGATCCGGCGGAGCATCAGCCCCTCGTCGTAGACGCGCTGGAGGAAGCGCTTGTTGTGCTCGAAGGTCTCCCGGCGCTCGCCTTGGAGGCCGTGGACGAGGTTGATCCCCGGGAGGAGCTTCGGCAGGCGATCCGCCGCCGACTCGCCGACGGTGGGTGCGTCGTCGGGGTCGTCGCCCGGCCGCCAGCCCGCCTCCTCGTTGACGACGCGAACCGCCTCCAGACACTCGTCGGCCGAGACGAGCAGGTTGTTCTCCTCGCGGACGACGGGATCGGCCGATTCGAGGCCGAAGGCCGCGGTGTCGCCCGCCGTGTTGTGTTCGGCGATGATCCGGATCGCCTCCCGTGACTTCTCGGGATAGTCGACGATGGTGACCGGGTTCATGTTGTCGAGGTGGAGCGTCTCCAGGTCGGGGGCGACATCCCGGATGCCCGCGTAGAGCCGGCGGAGCGCGTCGGGGTTCGGCGCCTCGCCGTCGCCGCCGAACGCGAGGATGTCGGCCTGGCGGCCCAGGCGGAAGTGCCGCACGCCGCGCTCGTACAGCGCCTCGACCTCGCGGACGACCGACTCGGCCGACCGGAAGCCCGGATCGCCGTACAGCGGTTCGGTGCAGAAGGAACAGCGGTACGCGCAGCCGCGGGAGGTTTCGAGTTCGGCGATCAGGTAGTCCGGATGATTGGGGTGGTCCTCGACGACGAACGCCCCCTTCGCGGCCCAGCGGTCCAGTTCCTCGTTGTCGCGCATGCGGTCGCCGAAGCCCTCCAATCCGCTTTCGACGAGGTCGTGGGCCGCCGCCTCGACGTCGCCCTTGGCGACGAAGTCGTAGTCGAGATCCTTGCGCTCCATCTCCTGGGCGCCGGCGTTCTCCTCGCCGACGCCGAAGCGGACGGGCCCGCCCATCAGCGTCGTCCCGTCGGCGGTCCAGGCCAGTTCCCGCACCTCGTCGGGTTCGGCGGGCGTCCCGCCGACGTACTTCCCGGGGACGGTCATGCCGCCGAGGTAGATCACCAGGTCGGCGTCGGCGACGTCGGCCCACTTCCGCCGCTCGTCGCGGAGTTCGTCGATGGTGTGGTACGTGATCGATCCGGCGGGCACGCCGGCATCGACCAGCGCCCCCGCGGTGAAGCGGGGGTACGTCGAGACGTACGGCGGGACCCCGAAGTGTGCGGGTTCGTCGACGTAGCCGTCGACGACGGTGACGGTGAGATCAGCGGGGTCGGTCATAGGGGCGAGTTGGCGGCCGACGCGTAAAACCGTGTTCGTGTCCGGCGCCGGATTTAAGGCGTCACTCGCGGGTGATATTCCTCATGCGACTCGTGTCGGATCGGGTGCAGTTCGGGGTGGCGACGGTCGTGGCGGTGGTGGGGTGGCTCGCGGTCACGTTGATCTTCGATTTACGCCCGTTCATGCCGATGCTCGCCGCCGGCTTCTCGTCCGTCTCTGGGTCGCTTTCGACTGGCGCCGGTCCCTGCGGGGCGCCGTTACCCTCTCCTGTGTCCTGCTCGGCCTCTTGGTGATTCTGTCTTCCTTCCTGTATCGTCCATCCACCTTCTTTTATACGTCTCCGAGTGCCGAATCCCTAGTCGTCCTCGCGGCGACGGAGAAGGCCGACCGCCACGAGTCGGTGCTCTACCTCCGGGACGCGTTCCGGGACCTGGCCGACCGCTGATCGCCGGCCCGCCCCCGCCTCCACGCCACTTATGCCGGTCGCGGCACTACCTCCGGCCATGCCCGCCACGAAGGAGCTCGAGTGTACCAGCGACGACTGTGAACTCGACATGTTCGAGAACCACTACACCTACGACATCGCCGACGACCACACCGTCGCCGACCTCTCCTGTCCGCTCTGTGGGGGGACCGACTGTCTGGAAGAGATCGAACTATGACCGGGTTCAAGGAGTTCGGCAAGTCGGCGGCGAACGCCGTCCTCGAACGGGTGGGACGTGGCGTCGGGAAGGTCCAGGAGCGCCGACCGCTCTCCTACGACGTGCTCGAATCCGAGGACGCCTACCTCGTCGTCTTCGACGCGCCGGGCGTCACCCGGAGCGACGTGCAGGTGCGCTACGTCGAGGGCGAGGTGCAGGTTCGTCTCGACCGGTTCCGCGACTTCCACGAGGGCTTCGAGATGCGGTTCCCGGGGCGGGGCCTCTCGCTCGACGGTCGTGCGCGCCTGCCGCCGGACGCCGACGTCGACGCCGGCGAGGCGTCGGCGACGCTGAGCGACAGCGGAACGCTCCGCGTCGAGGTGCCGAAGCGGGCACACGGGACGGACGTGGCGGTCCGGTCGGAGGCGGAGGCGGAGGAAACGGACGCCGCCGACGAAACGGACGCCGCCGGCGAAACGGACGAAGCCGACGGAGCGGACGCCGCCGACGAAACGGACGAAGCCGACGAAACGGACGCCGCCGACGAAACGGACGACGCAGAGGACGAGTGAGGGTCGGCGGTCAGACCGGAAAGTCGGCGTCGGGGCCGACGACCCGGTCGACGTCGGGTGGCATCTCCCAGTCGGTCGCGAGTTCCAGCAACTGGACGAGCATCCGGCCGGTCGCGCCCCAGACGGTGTAGTCGTCGACCCGGAAGAAGTGGAGACGGATCTCCCCGTAGTGGGGATGATCCCGGCGTTCGGATGCGTAGTTGTCGAGATCGGTGAGCTCCGCGACCGGTAGGATCGCGATTTCGGCGACCTCCCGTTCGTCGGGGACGTACGTGCGATCCGGCACCCGCGAGACGAACGGGCGGACGGCGTACTCGCTGACGGTCGGGATGTCGTCGAGACGGCCGACGACGTCGATCTCGCCGGGTTCGAGACCGATCTCCTCGTTGGCCTCGCGACGGGCGGTCGCCTCGAGGTCGGCGTCGCTCGGTTCGCGACCGCCGCCGGGGAAACTCATCTGTCCCGCGTGCTCGCCGAGGTGGTCGGCGCGCTTGGTGAACAGGAGGGCGTCGCCGTCGCTCCGGTCGACGACGGGCGCGACGACCGCGGCCTCGCGCCCGGCGCCGTCGATGGTCTGCGGGGCGTGGTCGGCGACGGCTGACAGGTCCATGCGCATGGTGATGGGTCGTGTGGTGTGTCTCTATCGTGGGTTCCGGCTGCTCACCCCCACCTACGCCCGGAGGGGTGGTTTCAGTTGTGGTTCGCCGCCGCGTCGTCGAGACGAGCGCGGACGTCGCCGACGTCCACCCCGCCCCACGTCTCCAGATCGTAGCTCACGTCGAGGAGCCGTTCGATCCGCTCGGCGTCGCCGTCGTCGACCGCACCGGCGGCGTCGGCACGCAACCGACGCTCCGCGGCCTCGACGAGCGACTCCCGGTCCGGCTCCCGGTCGGGGATATCGAGGATGTGTGGCAGATCCTCGGCCCCCTCGGGGAGCGCGGGGAACGCCGCGGGCCCCGGCGCGAGCAGCGGCGGCTCGTCCCCTTCGCGTTCGAGGGCGACGAGGTAGTAGTTCTCGACGGCGGCGTCGACGGCGTCGGTCGCCGCGTCGTCGTCGACCGTCTCCCCACGCTTGAAAGCGAGTTCGCCGAGCGCGCACTCGAGTTCCGCGCGGGTCACCGCCCCGAAGAGGTCCGCGACGCCGGCGAGTTCGTCGCCGGTGTCGGTCGGGATCATCGGGCCGCCTCCAGGTCGGCCTCGGCGGCTTCCGCCACGGTCGCCGGCGATATCGGCGCGTCGGCCCACGCCGGGAGCCGGCGGTCCGGTCCCGGTGGTTCGATGGCCGCCGCGTAGGTCTCCACCTGTTCGAGTTCGTCCCCCCGGTCGTACCCGAGCCCGTTGAACCCTGCGTCGAGTTCGTAGCTCCGGACGAGCGAGCGGGCGGCCTCGCAGTAGCGGTCGGGCAGCGACCCGTAGTCGGGATCGACGCCGTGGTCGGCGACCGCTCGGAAGAGCGCCGCGCCGACGTGGCGGCTCATATCCGAGAGGCCGGTCGGGCCGCTCACCGCACGGTGGTCGTGTTCGTACGTCCCGAGGTCGACCTGTGCGCTCCCCGCGAAGCCGGCGTGTTCGAAGGCGTCACCGAGGGTCCCGACTTCGAGCCCCCACGACCGCTGGGTGCGCAGGCGCTCCGCCAGCGCCGTCGTCGCCGCGAATTCCCCGGCCAGCGCGTACCGAAACGACGCCAGGTACCGCAACACGGCCGCGTCCCGTCTCCCCTGGAGCGCACGCACCAGCGGGACGAAAAAGAGCCGGAACAGGCGGCCGTAGAGCCGGCCGTTCTCGACCCGCGCGTAGTATCCCTTCGAGAAGTCGTAGCCCTCGGCGAGCGGGTAGAGGAGGCGAGCCACGTCCGCCCGGGAGTAGCTCTTCGTGTCGGCGTCGTGGACGACGACGTACTTCCCGTCGAGGGCCTGTCCCAGTCCAAGCCAGACGTCCCGGCCCTTCCCGGCCTCGCCGTCGAGGCCGTGGTCGTCGAGCAGCCCCTCCAGTCGCGGCCCGTTGCACCAGAGGACCGACAGCGTGAGGTCGTAGTCGGCGAGCCAGTCCGCAAAGGGGCCGACCCGGTCGCCCGGCGCTCGGAGCGGGACGACGACCCGCGCCGGATCGACCCGCTCCAGTTCCGAGAGGACGCGATCAGGTGCCAGCCCGGCGTACTCGCGTTCGGTCATCGGGACGACCACCGTCGCCCGGTCCGTCGGCGCCGCCGGCGTCGGGTCGGTCAGGTCGTGGAGCGTCGTCACGCGTTCCTGGACGTACTCCATCACCCGCGTCTCGGAACGGCGTGGACAAAAGCCCGCGGGTGTCGTGACACCCACGGGGTGGCCGGATCGTTTTTTAAACAGGGGACTCCAAGGTTGGGACATGAAATCGACCCGGAAGGGGCTCCGTGACGGCGAACTCGTCAAGGACACCTACGAGCGGCTCACCTGCGCGGAGTGCGAGAAGGTGTTGAAAAAGCGGGACGATCCGGACGAGGTGTTCGCCGTCCGGTCCTGTCCCGAGTGTGGGCGGGAGTGGAAGGACCTGCGGTAGTCACGCGGTCCTCGCCCCCCGTTCCGGATCGATCCCCTGCCGACTCCCTCACTCGAAGACGGCGTCGAACGCTCGCGCACCGAGCGGATCGAACGTACCCGCGGCGACGTTCTCGGCGACGTGGTCCCGATCGCTCGTCCCGACGAGCGCACAGGTCACGCCGGGAGCGCTCCGTGCGAAGTTGATCGCCCGCTGGGCGGGCGTGTCGCCGCCCAGTTCGGCGTCGACGCCCGCCGGCAGTCCGCGCACCAGGTCGCCCTGTGCGAGGCTGGCGCTGGTGAAGACGTCGACGTCGAGTGCGTGTGCCACCGACAGGGCCGACCGTCGCTCCCCCTCGAACTCGTGGGCCGGCGTCGTGAACGCGTCCGCCATGACGGCGCTGAAGGGCAGTTGGATCGCCACGAACCCACACTCCTCCCGCCCGACCGTCTCCGCGGCGCGGCGAGCGCGTTCGATCACCGTCGGGAGCGACAGGTGGCTGTCGTGGTCCGGCGGTCGGCGGAACGCCTCCCAGGTCGCCACGCCGTACCCCCCGATGTCGCCGTCATCGACCCGTCGTTCCAGCCGTTCGAACGTCGCTTCGAGCTGGTCGTACACCCCTTCGCGCGAGCGGATCCGGAGCTGTGTCTCGGGGTTGTGGACGTAGTAGCAGTCGACCGTCTCGACGCCGAGTCGGTCGAGCGAACGGTCGACCATCGTGTCGACGAACTCGGGGGCGATGCAGTGCTGGCCGGCCGCGAGGTCCGCGGGGTCGACCG is from Haloplanus salinarum and encodes:
- a CDS encoding TRAM domain-containing protein; this translates as MEISDKLLCLFSERVRAEDDTYVIEVPQREIETGSIDPDETYRVALISRERTESAEDEDSSTDAPSSEPQPPVESGEIRYVEIEDIGKQGDGIARVERGYVIIVPGAEIGERVKIEITEVKSNFAVGEIIDEDF
- a CDS encoding YkgJ family cysteine cluster protein, with the protein product MNPLETELERARALDVSDLADAIESIGFECTRCGACCKADDDDPHTATVFPDEVRDLQAATDYDWRDVARPMPYGLSEGPDGPEGETFEWALATDACGDCTFYEEREGEGRCTVHGDRPLICETYPFSVALGGTSQPMGEAVDEAGMVRAHECEGLGRDVSRADAEDLAAALKERAIRELTEAIDVRDAYTPVETGPGEVVVHDSEGAKTPDGRSR
- a CDS encoding radical SAM protein — translated: MTDPADLTVTVVDGYVDEPAHFGVPPYVSTYPRFTAGALVDAGVPAGSITYHTIDELRDERRKWADVADADLVIYLGGMTVPGKYVGGTPAEPDEVRELAWTADGTTLMGGPVRFGVGEENAGAQEMERKDLDYDFVAKGDVEAAAHDLVESGLEGFGDRMRDNEELDRWAAKGAFVVEDHPNHPDYLIAELETSRGCAYRCSFCTEPLYGDPGFRSAESVVREVEALYERGVRHFRLGRQADILAFGGDGEAPNPDALRRLYAGIRDVAPDLETLHLDNMNPVTIVDYPEKSREAIRIIAEHNTAGDTAAFGLESADPVVREENNLLVSADECLEAVRVVNEEAGWRPGDDPDDAPTVGESAADRLPKLLPGINLVHGLQGERRETFEHNKRFLQRVYDEGLMLRRINIRQVMAFAGTEMSDTGADIARDHKELFTEYKREVREEIDRPMLRRVVPAGTVLPDVHLEYHQDGKTFGRQLGTYPLLVAVPGERELGTTLDVAVVDHGYRSVTGVPHPLDPNAASMDELELLPGVGQSTAGDIVVNRPYGSIADLDRELGVDLSAFASVAESAD
- a CDS encoding MBL fold metallo-hydrolase, which gives rise to MTVTRVPVPTDTSAPGGRTNAYLLDGPAGAVLVDPAGRTDDLDAAVADREVTHVAVTHAHPDHVGGVAAYAAETGATVWARRGREARFEAATGRAPDRTFAEGDRVGDATVLDTPGHAPDHVAFATGAGVVSGDLAVATGSVAVAAPEGDLRAYLVALRRLLARDPLRLYPGHGPVIDDPRATLTRLYFHRLDRERRIERAVRAGAESVDAVVSAAYDRELGDYRDLAAATVRAHLDKLAVEGRVRFDAGTDRVAPR
- a CDS encoding 3-dehydroquinate synthase II yields the protein MTRSVWLKADGTVGDWESRTERITAGLEAGVDWVLVDETDVARVRELGDVNVAAFRSDADLVEDAEDEGAVADAYVVGKNGEGDGTVDLPPDLSGSADLSTLRRDDGSTRGAYVRILGKEYETFAEAAAEDADYTFVVGEDWTIIPLENLIARIGEETELIAGVTTAEEAQTAFETLEIGADGVLLDSGDPDEIRETCEVRDAADREHLDLEYAEVTDVERTGMADRVCVDTGSLMEGSEGMLVGSMSRGLFFVHAETAESPYVASRPFRVNAGAVHAYVRTPGGGTQYLSELASGDEVQVVDVEGDTREAVVGRVKIEKRPMFRVEAEVETEEGVDRVETLLQNAETIKVHTREGRTAVTDLDAGDEILLHYGDGARHFGETVEESIIEK
- a CDS encoding NUDIX hydrolase; translated protein: MDLSAVADHAPQTIDGAGREAAVVAPVVDRSDGDALLFTKRADHLGEHAGQMSFPGGGREPSDADLEATARREANEEIGLEPGEIDVVGRLDDIPTVSEYAVRPFVSRVPDRTYVPDEREVAEIAILPVAELTDLDNYASERRDHPHYGEIRLHFFRVDDYTVWGATGRMLVQLLELATDWEMPPDVDRVVGPDADFPV
- a CDS encoding Hsp20/alpha crystallin family protein; translation: MTGFKEFGKSAANAVLERVGRGVGKVQERRPLSYDVLESEDAYLVVFDAPGVTRSDVQVRYVEGEVQVRLDRFRDFHEGFEMRFPGRGLSLDGRARLPPDADVDAGEASATLSDSGTLRVEVPKRAHGTDVAVRSEAEAEETDAADETDAAGETDEADGADAADETDEADETDAADETDDAEDE
- a CDS encoding DUF7109 family protein, which encodes MPTDTGDELAGVADLFGAVTRAELECALGELAFKRGETVDDDAATDAVDAAVENYYLVALEREGDEPPLLAPGPAAFPALPEGAEDLPHILDIPDREPDRESLVEAAERRLRADAAGAVDDGDAERIERLLDVSYDLETWGGVDVGDVRARLDDAAANHN
- a CDS encoding HVO_0758 family zinc finger protein, which gives rise to MKSTRKGLRDGELVKDTYERLTCAECEKVLKKRDDPDEVFAVRSCPECGREWKDLR
- a CDS encoding DUF7559 family protein; this encodes MPATKELECTSDDCELDMFENHYTYDIADDHTVADLSCPLCGGTDCLEEIEL
- a CDS encoding glycosyl transferase family 2; this encodes MEYVQERVTTLHDLTDPTPAAPTDRATVVVPMTEREYAGLAPDRVLSELERVDPARVVVPLRAPGDRVGPFADWLADYDLTLSVLWCNGPRLEGLLDDHGLDGEAGKGRDVWLGLGQALDGKYVVVHDADTKSYSRADVARLLYPLAEGYDFSKGYYARVENGRLYGRLFRLFFVPLVRALQGRRDAAVLRYLASFRYALAGEFAATTALAERLRTQRSWGLEVGTLGDAFEHAGFAGSAQVDLGTYEHDHRAVSGPTGLSDMSRHVGAALFRAVADHGVDPDYGSLPDRYCEAARSLVRSYELDAGFNGLGYDRGDELEQVETYAAAIEPPGPDRRLPAWADAPISPATVAEAAEADLEAAR
- a CDS encoding aldo/keto reductase produces the protein MATARGTWGYRDRFGDDFGRTYFRRFGPGVVSSVGLGTYLGDPTETVDGEYERALVAGLEGGCNVVDTASNYRCGRSERVVGQALERADVDRSTVVVATKGGFLPFDGARPDDPAGYLRERFVDDGPVDPADLAAGQHCIAPEFVDTMVDRSLDRLGVETVDCYYVHNPETQLRIRSREGVYDQLEATFERLERRVDDGDIGGYGVATWEAFRRPPDHDSHLSLPTVIERARRAAETVGREECGFVAIQLPFSAVMADAFTTPAHEFEGERRSALSVAHALDVDVFTSASLAQGDLVRGLPAGVDAELGGDTPAQRAINFARSAPGVTCALVGTSDRDHVAENVAAGTFDPLGARAFDAVFE